The following proteins are encoded in a genomic region of Sorangiineae bacterium MSr12523:
- a CDS encoding polysaccharide lyase family 7 protein, translated as MAALWLVGCSAEAANDDPQSNQSEQPNQSDQADQPDQADQADQAEQSDPADEAALAGAVPAKVLDLTNWKVTLPTGASEKPKEVTQPSLATFSVDPYFKVNAAGDGVQFRAPTNGVTTSGSGYPRSELREMKDSGKSNASWSTSSGTHTMIIDEAITAVPKKKKHVVAGQIHDANDDVIVIRLEYPKLFVDINGDTGPTLDANYVLGKRFTVKFVASGGKIKIYYNNASSPAYTLSKKTSGCYFKAGAYTQSNCDKEDSCGESNYGEVNIYGLKVTHQ; from the coding sequence ATGGCGGCGCTCTGGCTCGTCGGATGCTCGGCGGAGGCGGCGAACGATGACCCGCAGTCAAACCAGTCAGAGCAGCCAAACCAGTCAGACCAGGCAGACCAGCCAGACCAGGCAGACCAGGCAGACCAGGCAGAGCAGTCGGATCCGGCCGACGAGGCTGCGCTCGCGGGCGCGGTGCCGGCGAAGGTGCTCGACCTCACGAATTGGAAGGTGACGCTGCCCACGGGCGCGTCCGAAAAGCCAAAGGAGGTCACCCAGCCGTCGCTGGCCACATTCTCGGTCGACCCGTACTTCAAGGTCAACGCGGCGGGCGACGGCGTGCAGTTTCGCGCGCCGACCAATGGGGTCACCACCAGCGGCTCGGGCTATCCCCGTTCCGAGCTGCGCGAGATGAAGGACAGCGGCAAGTCGAACGCAAGCTGGTCGACCTCCTCGGGCACCCACACCATGATCATCGACGAGGCGATCACGGCGGTGCCCAAAAAGAAGAAGCACGTGGTCGCGGGCCAGATCCACGATGCCAACGACGACGTCATCGTCATTCGCCTCGAATATCCCAAGTTGTTCGTCGACATCAACGGCGACACCGGCCCCACCTTGGATGCGAACTACGTCCTCGGCAAACGCTTTACCGTGAAGTTCGTGGCCAGCGGCGGGAAGATCAAAATCTACTACAACAACGCCAGCTCTCCGGCCTACACGCTGAGCAAAAAGACGTCAGGGTGCTACTTCAAGGCCGGCGCCTATACGCAATCGAATTGCGATAAAGAAGACTCGTGCGGTGAAAGCAATTATGGCGAGGTGAATATTTACGGATTGAAGGTCACCCACCAGTGA